The following are encoded together in the Methanofollis sp. UBA420 genome:
- a CDS encoding ferredoxin-thioredoxin reductase catalytic domain-containing protein has protein sequence MTDIAQEELEEQILKWAKDYAQKNGWTLNPDDKQLQTVIRGLARNTIRFGEQYCPCRLRSGDAGEDKKIVCPCIYHRDEVENEGQCHCRLYFQKTDA, from the coding sequence ATGACAGATATCGCACAGGAAGAACTCGAAGAGCAGATCCTGAAGTGGGCAAAAGACTACGCCCAAAAAAACGGCTGGACACTCAACCCGGATGACAAACAGTTGCAGACCGTCATCAGGGGGCTTGCACGAAACACGATCCGGTTCGGCGAGCAGTACTGCCCCTGCCGCCTCAGGAGCGGCGATGCCGGGGAGGACAAGAAGATCGTCTGCCCCTGCATCTACCATCGGGACGAGGTGGAGAACGAAGGGCAGTGCCACTGCCGTCTCTATTTCCAGAAGACGGACGCATAA
- a CDS encoding MFS transporter, protein MLKELKSVLSLSFGHLVIDIYSPVIPAVLPLLIATHGWSYFLAGLLVAAFNITSSLLQPAVGYLSDRRGFSVPFAVPFLIASLCIGAFGLVGDYSLLLICAALAAFGAATFHPLALSAVNRASRNENRGRLTSIFVIGGNLGFALGPVLAGLAVSALGLPGILVLAVIGIVTALFSPLIFPREGAETEHAVRPMVHEAPSSYRPIALIVAVGALRSWVIFSAIAYLPTYFHVHLGVGLLTANTLVSLMLVAGVVGQYVGGVLSDTYGRKEWTVFGFAASVPFFVLFLTSSGAFSYVALLIFGFFLWSTFSVTVAMAQEVMPGNVGLASGLMLGLAVGAGGIGVAVSGAIADASSLGTALATLPLPVVAALLLVFAVPYPWKALAGRRGSGGRG, encoded by the coding sequence GTGCTCAAGGAACTGAAGTCGGTTCTCTCCCTCTCCTTTGGCCACCTCGTCATCGACATCTACTCGCCGGTCATCCCGGCCGTCCTCCCCCTCCTCATCGCGACGCACGGCTGGTCGTACTTCCTTGCCGGTCTCCTCGTCGCCGCGTTCAACATCACCTCCTCTCTCCTCCAGCCTGCTGTCGGCTACCTCTCGGATAGGCGGGGCTTTTCCGTTCCTTTTGCCGTCCCCTTCCTCATCGCCTCCCTCTGCATCGGGGCCTTCGGACTTGTCGGCGACTACTCCCTTCTCCTCATCTGCGCCGCTCTCGCTGCCTTCGGCGCCGCGACCTTCCACCCCCTTGCCCTCTCGGCAGTGAACAGGGCGAGCCGGAACGAGAACCGGGGGAGGCTCACCTCCATCTTCGTCATCGGCGGCAACCTCGGCTTCGCCCTCGGTCCGGTCCTCGCCGGGCTTGCGGTGAGCGCCCTCGGCCTCCCCGGCATCCTCGTCCTCGCCGTCATCGGTATCGTCACCGCCCTCTTTTCGCCGCTGATCTTCCCCCGCGAGGGTGCCGAAACCGAACATGCGGTCAGGCCGATGGTGCATGAGGCCCCCTCCTCATATCGACCCATCGCTCTCATCGTCGCCGTGGGGGCGCTGCGCTCCTGGGTGATCTTCTCGGCCATCGCCTACCTGCCGACGTACTTCCACGTCCACCTCGGCGTCGGCCTCCTCACTGCCAACACCCTCGTCTCCCTGATGCTCGTCGCCGGCGTTGTCGGGCAGTATGTCGGCGGCGTCCTCTCCGACACCTACGGAAGGAAGGAGTGGACTGTCTTCGGCTTTGCCGCCTCTGTCCCTTTTTTCGTCCTCTTCCTCACTTCGTCGGGCGCCTTCTCGTACGTCGCACTCCTCATCTTCGGCTTCTTCCTCTGGTCCACCTTCTCGGTCACGGTGGCGATGGCGCAGGAGGTGATGCCCGGCAATGTCGGGCTCGCCTCAGGACTGATGCTCGGCCTTGCCGTTGGTGCGGGCGGGATTGGCGTCGCCGTCTCCGGTGCGATAGCCGACGCCTCCTCCCTCGGGACCGCCCTTGCCACCCTCCCCCTCCCGGTCGTCGCGGCCCTCCTCCTCGTCTTCGCTGTCCCGTACCCCTGGAAAGCGCTGGCAGGGAGAAGGGGGTCGGGCGGACGGGGATAA
- a CDS encoding METTL5 family protein, with protein MRLRHLEMTLQKLSGFPAPKPALEQYATPATVAARLLHHASGEGAIEGKRVLDLGCGTGMLACGASLIGAGEVVGVDVDRAALRTAQANAALVGAEVDLVCGEIGPTFPIRPRTFDTVVMNPPFGAQKKHADRPFVDCALASADVVYGIFNAGSRPFIETYISGRGRITAAVGGSFTIPRTFAFHRRDRLDIPVEILRIERC; from the coding sequence ATGCGCCTGCGGCATCTTGAGATGACACTCCAGAAACTCTCCGGATTTCCTGCGCCAAAGCCGGCGCTCGAACAGTACGCCACGCCGGCGACTGTCGCCGCTCGCCTCCTCCACCATGCCTCGGGGGAGGGTGCGATCGAGGGGAAACGCGTCCTCGACCTCGGCTGCGGTACAGGGATGCTCGCCTGCGGCGCCTCCCTCATCGGGGCCGGAGAGGTCGTCGGGGTCGACGTCGACAGGGCGGCCTTGCGGACCGCGCAGGCAAATGCCGCCCTTGTTGGGGCGGAGGTCGACCTCGTCTGCGGGGAGATCGGCCCGACCTTCCCGATCCGGCCGCGGACCTTCGACACCGTCGTCATGAACCCCCCTTTCGGCGCCCAGAAAAAGCACGCTGACCGCCCCTTCGTCGACTGCGCCCTCGCCTCGGCCGACGTCGTCTACGGCATCTTCAACGCCGGGTCACGCCCCTTTATCGAGACCTATATCTCCGGCCGCGGCCGGATCACCGCCGCCGTCGGGGGCTCCTTCACCATCCCACGCACCTTCGCCTTCCACCGGCGCGACCGCCTCGATATCCCGGTCGAAATCCTGCGGATCGAGAGGTGTTGA
- the dph2 gene encoding diphthamide biosynthesis enzyme Dph2: MSPIRAADIAARVKAEDARRVVLQLPDGLKRHAAPLARALAAEGIEVTAVAGDPCYGACDLALDAVALTGADLLVHIGHAPVEERPGVVYEYLPFDFDPEVVAAATPLLSGQEVGLVTTVQHVHLLPGIAAALAAHGIAAEVAPGGGRTPLPGQVLGCSYANARALAAPEILFVGTGVFHAIGVQMATGKRVVALDPYTGELQEVSADRLLRRRFALIEKARSAENIGILLSTKSGQARPALAARLAALSEKAVVITMREVSAAEMTNFGCGAYVNTACPRLAYDDQVRFPVPLLTPQEFEILVGVRAWEDYVIDEI; the protein is encoded by the coding sequence ATGTCACCGATTCGTGCCGCTGATATTGCGGCGCGGGTGAAGGCCGAGGACGCGCGGCGTGTCGTCCTCCAGCTCCCTGACGGGCTGAAACGCCATGCGGCTCCCCTCGCTCGGGCCCTCGCGGCCGAAGGTATAGAGGTGACGGCGGTAGCTGGCGACCCCTGCTATGGCGCGTGCGACCTTGCCCTTGACGCCGTCGCCCTGACAGGCGCCGACCTCCTCGTCCATATCGGCCACGCCCCTGTGGAGGAGCGGCCGGGCGTCGTCTACGAATATCTCCCCTTCGACTTCGACCCAGAGGTCGTCGCCGCAGCGACTCCCCTCCTCTCCGGACAGGAGGTGGGGCTCGTCACGACGGTCCAGCACGTCCACCTCCTGCCGGGCATCGCCGCCGCCCTCGCCGCGCACGGCATTGCGGCCGAGGTTGCACCCGGCGGCGGGCGCACCCCCCTGCCCGGCCAGGTGCTCGGCTGCAGTTATGCGAATGCCCGCGCCCTTGCGGCCCCTGAGATCCTCTTTGTGGGGACAGGGGTCTTCCATGCGATCGGCGTCCAGATGGCGACAGGGAAGAGGGTCGTCGCCCTCGATCCCTATACCGGGGAGTTACAGGAGGTCTCGGCCGACCGTCTTCTCCGGCGGCGCTTCGCCCTCATCGAGAAGGCGCGGTCTGCGGAGAATATCGGCATCCTTCTCTCGACAAAGAGCGGGCAGGCGCGGCCCGCGCTCGCCGCCCGCCTCGCCGCCCTCTCGGAGAAGGCGGTCGTGATCACGATGCGCGAGGTCTCGGCCGCGGAGATGACCAATTTCGGGTGCGGCGCCTATGTGAACACCGCCTGCCCCCGCCTCGCGTATGATGATCAGGTCCGCTTCCCTGTCCCCCTCCTCACCCCCCAGGAGTTTGAGATCCTGGTCGGGGTGCGTGCGTGGGAGGACTACGTCATCGACGAGATCTGA
- the hpt gene encoding hypoxanthine/guanine phosphoribosyltransferase, protein MLERLKSSLESCPIVRRGEYNYFIHPITDGVPLLDPCLLREVACAMVSVMDLRGVDKIVTAEAMGIHIGTALSLVTDIPLNIIRKRQYSLPGEVAVHQSTGYSSGQLYLNGIEKGDRVVIIDDVISTGGTLKAVIAALESAGAEIEDICVVIRRGNPSLDRPFTTLVTIDVDEHGVHVTDSCR, encoded by the coding sequence ATGCTTGAAAGGCTGAAATCATCGCTTGAGTCCTGCCCCATCGTGCGGCGGGGAGAATACAACTACTTCATCCACCCGATCACAGACGGCGTGCCCCTCCTCGACCCCTGCCTCCTCCGCGAGGTGGCGTGCGCGATGGTCAGCGTCATGGACCTCCGCGGCGTCGACAAGATCGTCACCGCCGAGGCGATGGGCATTCACATCGGTACCGCTCTCTCCCTGGTGACCGATATACCCCTGAATATCATCCGGAAGCGGCAGTACAGCCTCCCCGGCGAGGTTGCCGTCCACCAGTCGACCGGCTACTCGAGCGGGCAACTCTACCTGAACGGGATCGAGAAGGGCGACCGCGTCGTCATCATCGACGACGTGATCTCCACGGGCGGCACGCTCAAGGCGGTCATTGCCGCCCTGGAGAGTGCCGGTGCGGAGATCGAGGATATCTGTGTCGTGATCCGCCGCGGGAACCCCTCTCTCGACCGCCCATTCACCACGCTCGTCACCATCGACGTCGACGAACACGGGGTTCATGTCACCGATTCGTGCCGCTGA
- the mfnA gene encoding tyrosine decarboxylase MfnA yields MHETGISEEELFSFLSLKKREDSNYHHVLSSMCTVPHPVAVRAHQMFIEANLGDPGLFRGTASIEELLVERIGALFHHAGAGGYATSGGTESNLQALRIYAKMKESRRPNVIVPESAHFSFEKACDILHLEMRTVPCDETFRMDTGAMQERIDGNTCCIVGIAGTTEYGVVDPIQEIAGIAHDKGVPLHVDAAFGGLVIPFLKKPMPFDFALPGVASIAVDPHKMGMSTIPCGCLVVRDPAWFNLLNVETPYLTVKQECTLAGTRSGGAVVGAFAVLEHLGMSGMRAVVEGCMKNTARLIEGMETLGYRRAVTPDLNVATFEAGAVPPGWRVSWTRRGHMRTVMMPHVHRDVIEEFLRDVGEMDA; encoded by the coding sequence ATGCATGAAACAGGTATATCAGAGGAAGAACTCTTTTCCTTCCTCTCTTTAAAGAAGAGAGAGGATTCCAATTATCACCATGTACTCAGCTCGATGTGCACGGTCCCCCATCCGGTAGCGGTGCGTGCGCACCAGATGTTCATCGAGGCAAACCTCGGCGACCCCGGTCTTTTCCGGGGGACGGCTTCCATCGAGGAACTCCTGGTGGAACGTATCGGCGCTCTCTTCCACCACGCCGGTGCCGGAGGCTATGCGACCTCGGGGGGGACCGAGTCGAACCTCCAGGCTCTCAGGATCTATGCAAAGATGAAGGAGTCGCGCCGCCCGAATGTGATCGTCCCTGAGTCGGCGCATTTCTCCTTTGAGAAGGCCTGCGACATCCTCCACCTCGAGATGCGGACCGTGCCCTGCGACGAGACCTTCAGGATGGACACCGGGGCCATGCAGGAACGTATCGACGGGAACACCTGCTGCATCGTCGGGATCGCCGGGACGACCGAATACGGCGTCGTCGATCCGATCCAGGAGATCGCGGGCATCGCCCATGATAAGGGCGTTCCCCTTCATGTGGACGCGGCCTTTGGCGGCCTTGTCATCCCCTTCCTGAAGAAACCCATGCCCTTCGACTTTGCCCTTCCAGGCGTAGCGAGCATCGCCGTCGACCCTCACAAGATGGGGATGAGCACGATCCCGTGCGGCTGCCTTGTCGTCAGGGACCCTGCATGGTTCAACCTCCTCAACGTGGAGACGCCCTATCTTACCGTGAAGCAGGAGTGCACCCTTGCCGGGACGCGTTCGGGCGGTGCAGTCGTCGGGGCCTTCGCCGTTCTCGAACACCTTGGCATGAGCGGTATGAGGGCGGTTGTCGAGGGGTGCATGAAGAACACCGCGCGGCTCATCGAGGGGATGGAGACCCTCGGGTACCGCCGGGCGGTCACTCCCGACCTGAATGTGGCGACCTTCGAGGCCGGCGCCGTGCCGCCCGGCTGGCGGGTCTCCTGGACCCGGCGCGGGCACATGCGTACGGTCATGATGCCCCATGTCCACAGGGACGTGATCGAAGAATTTCTCAGAGATGTAGGTGAAATGGATGCTTGA
- the ppsA gene encoding phosphoenolpyruvate synthase, which yields MTEMPNILWLSEISKDDIPFVGGKGASLGEMTSVGLPVPDAFVVTAQAFRKFLIDTGLEDSLFDLLVDLDVENSDELEEISQNVKAMVIGAKMPEDIREEILVAYDKMGNGEMVVAVRSSATAEDLPDASFAGQQETYLNIKGEVAVIEAVQQCWASLYGARAIYYRAKQGFDDKTVNIAVVVQQLVRSEKSGVMFSSHPVTGEPLTIIEGSWGLGEAVVSGSVSPDKYVYDRRLKRIVDRLISNKEYMIVPTGDHGTELVTIPKDRQDMPVLSGAEVEALAEYARISEEHYGVPEDLEWGIVGDTIYILQSRPITTIKAGEKKAPATAGDLGKILLEGNGASPGVASGRVIIVHDVKDLGKVREGDILVAKMTNPDMVPAMRKVGGIVTDEGGMTCHAAIVSRELGTPAVVGTKKATKTLKDGQMITLDGEKGLVFEGAIAAAPATPTVSAAPVAGAVFAQTPVITATSIKVNVSLPEAAVRAAATGADGVGLLRIEHLILGLNKTPGWFISQGKEEEFITELYKGIKVVLDAFPGKPVWVRTLDAPTDEFRNMLGGEEEPDEHNPMLGWRGLRRDLQSPAQFRMQIEAFKRLWDAGYDNLGLMFPLVSHPDQFVRAKELIASWGVKVDEIALGIMIEIPACAILIEDFCKAGVSFASFGTNDLIQYTIAIDRNNELVAPMYNPRHPAVLKLIKDAIAVCRQYGVECSICGQAGSEPAMVQWLIENGITSVSANIDAVPKIRETAARTEKRMILDSVRLKNA from the coding sequence ATGACCGAAATGCCCAACATTTTGTGGCTCTCAGAGATATCAAAGGATGATATCCCGTTCGTCGGGGGAAAGGGTGCATCCCTCGGTGAAATGACCTCTGTCGGGCTGCCCGTCCCCGATGCATTTGTGGTAACGGCCCAGGCATTCAGAAAGTTTCTCATTGACACCGGGCTTGAAGACTCCCTTTTTGACCTGCTTGTTGACCTCGATGTTGAAAACAGCGACGAACTCGAGGAAATCTCGCAGAATGTCAAGGCGATGGTCATCGGTGCGAAGATGCCCGAAGATATCAGGGAGGAGATCCTTGTAGCCTATGATAAGATGGGTAACGGCGAGATGGTTGTCGCCGTCAGGTCCAGTGCTACCGCAGAGGACCTGCCTGATGCGAGTTTCGCCGGTCAACAGGAGACATACCTGAACATCAAGGGCGAGGTCGCGGTCATCGAGGCGGTCCAGCAGTGCTGGGCCTCCCTGTACGGTGCCCGCGCCATCTACTACCGCGCAAAGCAGGGCTTCGACGACAAGACCGTCAACATCGCCGTCGTCGTCCAGCAACTTGTCAGGTCGGAGAAATCGGGTGTCATGTTCTCGTCGCACCCTGTCACCGGCGAACCCCTCACCATCATCGAAGGCTCATGGGGTCTTGGCGAGGCCGTGGTCTCAGGGAGTGTCTCTCCGGACAAATATGTCTATGACAGGCGTCTGAAGCGGATCGTGGACCGACTCATCTCGAACAAGGAATATATGATCGTCCCGACCGGGGACCACGGGACCGAACTGGTGACCATCCCGAAGGACCGCCAGGACATGCCCGTCCTCTCCGGTGCCGAGGTAGAAGCGCTTGCCGAATATGCCCGGATCTCCGAGGAGCACTACGGCGTCCCGGAGGATCTCGAGTGGGGGATCGTCGGGGACACCATCTATATCCTCCAGTCCCGTCCGATCACCACCATCAAGGCAGGCGAAAAGAAGGCGCCGGCCACCGCTGGTGACCTCGGCAAGATTCTCCTTGAGGGGAACGGCGCCTCGCCGGGTGTCGCGAGCGGCCGTGTGATCATCGTCCACGATGTCAAGGATCTCGGCAAGGTCAGGGAAGGCGATATCCTTGTTGCCAAGATGACAAACCCCGACATGGTCCCGGCGATGCGCAAGGTCGGCGGCATCGTCACCGACGAGGGCGGGATGACCTGCCACGCAGCGATCGTCTCCAGAGAACTCGGCACCCCTGCGGTCGTCGGGACGAAGAAGGCTACAAAGACCCTGAAGGATGGGCAGATGATCACCCTCGACGGTGAGAAGGGCCTTGTCTTTGAAGGCGCTATCGCAGCCGCCCCGGCAACCCCGACAGTCTCCGCAGCCCCTGTGGCCGGCGCTGTCTTTGCGCAGACTCCGGTCATCACCGCGACGAGCATCAAGGTGAACGTCTCCCTCCCCGAAGCCGCAGTGCGGGCCGCTGCTACCGGCGCCGACGGCGTCGGGCTCCTCAGGATCGAGCACCTCATCCTCGGCCTGAACAAGACCCCGGGCTGGTTCATTTCCCAGGGTAAGGAAGAGGAGTTCATTACCGAGCTCTACAAAGGTATCAAGGTCGTCCTCGACGCCTTCCCGGGCAAGCCGGTCTGGGTCAGGACCCTCGACGCCCCGACCGACGAGTTCCGCAACATGCTCGGCGGCGAGGAAGAACCTGACGAGCACAACCCGATGCTCGGCTGGCGCGGTCTCCGCCGCGACCTCCAGAGCCCGGCACAGTTCAGGATGCAGATCGAGGCCTTCAAGCGGCTCTGGGACGCGGGCTACGATAACCTTGGCCTGATGTTCCCCCTCGTCTCCCACCCGGACCAGTTTGTCAGGGCAAAGGAGCTCATCGCTTCCTGGGGTGTGAAGGTGGACGAGATCGCCCTCGGCATCATGATCGAGATCCCGGCCTGCGCGATCCTCATCGAGGACTTCTGCAAGGCCGGCGTTTCCTTCGCCTCCTTCGGCACGAACGACCTGATCCAGTACACCATCGCCATCGACCGGAACAACGAACTCGTTGCCCCGATGTACAACCCCCGGCACCCGGCCGTCCTCAAATTGATCAAGGACGCCATCGCCGTCTGCCGGCAGTATGGTGTCGAGTGCTCCATCTGTGGTCAGGCCGGTTCTGAACCCGCAATGGTCCAGTGGCTCATCGAGAACGGTATCACGAGCGTTTCGGCAAATATCGACGCTGTCCCGAAGATCCGCGAGACTGCAGCGCGGACCGAGAAGCGGATGATCCTCGACTCTGTGAGACTCAAGAATGCATGA
- the serA gene encoding phosphoglycerate dehydrogenase: MGFTLKFRVLVSDPLAEEGIEILKETCDVDVRTNLTEEQLIEAIKDYDAILVRSGTEVTAAVIEAGTNLKYIGRAGAGVDNIDTEAATRRGIPVANAPMGNTLAATEHTIAMMLSLARNIPQATASLKKKEWKRSKFMGVEVNEKTLGIVGLGRIGREIAKRVIAMDMKVVGYDPFITKENAAQMGVELMGIDDLVKVADFITVHTPLTPETKHLINAERIATMKDGVRLINCARGGIIDEKAMYDGLVSGKIAGAALDVFESEPPFESPLLTLDSVIVTPHLGASTVEAQKNVAISVAKQCLAVFAGEPAKYAVNVPMVPPDQQDLMEPFAYLGERMGKLATQLVEGRIGEIDITYGGDLAGNRFTRYITRAVLKGILDPVLREPVNFVNAEYVTKERGIKVAETKTEASSGFKNLITLTVKTDVGEETVSGSVFSKDRIRITSIGGYTMDMVPEGSVIISRHLDKPGVIGRASTILGAAEINIAGMQVGRKKPGEEAIMVLNVDSDVPAAVMDEMRAKVGIFSAKFAKL; this comes from the coding sequence ATGGGGTTTACATTGAAATTCAGAGTCCTTGTCAGCGACCCGCTGGCTGAAGAAGGCATTGAAATATTAAAGGAGACGTGCGACGTCGATGTCCGCACGAACCTGACCGAAGAGCAGTTGATCGAGGCGATCAAAGACTACGATGCAATTCTCGTGCGGAGCGGAACCGAGGTCACGGCAGCAGTGATCGAGGCCGGGACAAACCTGAAGTACATCGGGCGCGCAGGGGCCGGCGTCGACAATATCGATACCGAAGCAGCGACGCGCCGCGGCATCCCGGTTGCAAACGCTCCGATGGGCAACACCCTCGCGGCGACCGAGCACACGATTGCGATGATGCTCTCCCTTGCACGCAACATCCCGCAGGCAACCGCATCCCTGAAAAAGAAGGAGTGGAAGCGCTCGAAGTTCATGGGAGTCGAGGTGAACGAAAAGACCCTCGGCATCGTCGGTCTCGGTCGGATCGGCCGTGAGATCGCAAAGCGCGTCATCGCGATGGATATGAAGGTCGTCGGCTACGACCCCTTCATCACGAAGGAGAACGCAGCGCAGATGGGCGTCGAGTTGATGGGTATCGACGACCTGGTGAAGGTCGCGGACTTCATCACGGTGCACACGCCCCTGACGCCCGAGACGAAGCACCTGATCAATGCCGAGCGCATCGCAACGATGAAGGACGGCGTCAGGCTGATCAACTGCGCCCGCGGCGGCATCATCGACGAGAAGGCGATGTACGATGGGCTCGTATCCGGGAAGATCGCCGGCGCTGCCCTCGATGTCTTCGAGAGCGAACCTCCCTTCGAGTCGCCTCTCCTCACCCTCGACAGCGTGATCGTCACCCCGCACCTCGGGGCAAGCACGGTCGAGGCGCAGAAGAATGTGGCGATCTCTGTCGCGAAGCAGTGCCTTGCCGTCTTTGCCGGCGAGCCTGCAAAGTACGCGGTGAATGTGCCGATGGTTCCGCCAGACCAGCAGGACCTGATGGAGCCCTTCGCCTACCTCGGGGAGAGGATGGGCAAGCTCGCCACCCAGCTCGTTGAGGGCAGGATCGGGGAGATCGACATCACGTACGGTGGCGACCTCGCCGGGAACCGCTTCACCAGGTACATCACCCGCGCCGTCCTCAAGGGGATCCTGGACCCGGTCCTCCGCGAGCCTGTGAACTTCGTCAACGCCGAATACGTGACGAAGGAGCGGGGCATCAAGGTGGCGGAGACGAAGACCGAGGCGTCTTCGGGATTCAAGAACCTGATCACCCTGACGGTGAAGACAGACGTGGGCGAAGAGACGGTCTCCGGCTCTGTCTTCTCGAAGGACAGGATCAGGATCACCTCCATCGGCGGCTACACGATGGATATGGTTCCCGAGGGCTCGGTCATCATCTCCCGCCACCTCGACAAGCCGGGCGTGATCGGCAGGGCCTCGACGATTCTCGGGGCGGCAGAGATCAACATCGCCGGCATGCAGGTGGGCAGGAAGAAGCCGGGCGAAGAGGCGATCATGGTCCTCAACGTCGATTCCGATGTCCCTGCGGCGGTCATGGACGAGATGCGCGCCAAGGTCGGGATCTTCTCCGCAAAGTTTGCAAAGCTCTGA
- a CDS encoding Yip1 family protein: MPYTFIQKISGVLFRPAKTFRDLEDENVGTTLVHYLKLSLLFSLLMAAMAYSIFGSLTTKKWSMASQLFQPLDFFVALAVTVIAVPLLVGIWLHIWVYLFGGRRGIGQTLKTVMYSYTFFFIISWVPVIGLLGGALSTLYPQAIGIRELHHMPGRRATGAVCVAAFLPVIALLGIIVMAILAPTSVLPLLSSGTGSPAIPDCPYLLNHSDLPEQITYFHAGEIDSKLIKPDAQEFGCLKEYTETYAEEKPSSASSRRIMHFVMIFPPGNASMMVQRDEAFYRGLVPPRNADALPAPEIGDLCISYRIPGLGSGGREAYDSYCIIFAKGDVYEKFITIGPSPDYDLLRDLAQRAAGKIP; the protein is encoded by the coding sequence ATGCCGTATACATTCATCCAGAAAATATCAGGAGTCCTTTTCAGGCCGGCGAAGACCTTCCGGGACCTGGAGGACGAAAATGTGGGAACCACGCTGGTCCACTATCTCAAACTGTCTCTCCTTTTTTCCCTGCTCATGGCTGCCATGGCCTATTCCATCTTCGGAAGCCTGACAACGAAAAAATGGTCGATGGCCTCCCAGCTTTTCCAGCCGCTGGACTTCTTCGTGGCCCTGGCCGTGACGGTCATCGCCGTCCCCCTGCTCGTCGGGATATGGCTGCATATCTGGGTCTATCTCTTCGGGGGGAGGAGAGGCATCGGGCAGACACTCAAGACGGTGATGTACTCGTACACCTTTTTCTTCATCATCAGCTGGGTCCCCGTCATCGGCCTGCTTGGAGGGGCTCTCTCGACCCTGTACCCGCAGGCGATCGGCATCAGGGAGCTCCATCACATGCCGGGACGCAGGGCGACAGGAGCGGTCTGCGTCGCGGCATTTCTGCCGGTCATCGCCCTCCTCGGGATCATCGTCATGGCAATTCTTGCACCGACCTCGGTACTCCCCCTCCTGTCAAGCGGGACTGGGTCTCCGGCGATCCCCGATTGCCCGTATCTCCTGAACCATTCGGACCTTCCCGAGCAGATAACCTATTTCCACGCAGGCGAAATCGACAGCAAACTGATCAAACCGGACGCACAGGAGTTCGGGTGCCTGAAGGAGTATACGGAGACCTATGCCGAAGAAAAACCGTCTTCGGCCAGTTCCAGACGGATCATGCATTTTGTTATGATCTTTCCCCCGGGCAACGCCTCGATGATGGTGCAGCGCGACGAAGCATTCTACCGGGGGCTGGTGCCGCCGCGCAATGCCGATGCGTTGCCTGCCCCCGAGATCGGGGACCTCTGCATTAGTTATAGAATTCCAGGACTGGGTTCGGGTGGGCGTGAGGCGTACGACAGTTATTGTATCATATTTGCAAAAGGGGACGTCTATGAAAAATTCATCACCATCGGGCCTTCCCCTGATTATGATCTCCTGAGGGATCTTGCACAGAGGGCGGCAGGGAAGATCCCATAA
- a CDS encoding MazG-like family protein gives MHNCWDLSECARKAVAFRDERGFKTFNDPKNLAAAISIEAAELEEMFLWKGREEFGEIDRKRMSEIADELADIVIYALIFAHDAEIDLRAAVNARIKKPG, from the coding sequence ATGCACAACTGCTGGGACCTGTCCGAATGCGCGCGGAAAGCGGTTGCATTCAGAGACGAGAGAGGATTCAAGACGTTCAATGACCCGAAGAATCTGGCCGCCGCGATCTCCATCGAGGCGGCCGAGCTGGAGGAGATGTTCCTGTGGAAAGGGAGAGAGGAGTTCGGGGAGATCGACCGGAAAAGGATGTCTGAGATCGCAGACGAACTTGCCGACATCGTGATCTATGCCCTGATCTTCGCCCATGATGCGGAGATCGACCTCAGGGCGGCAGTCAATGCCAGGATCAAAAAACCGGGATAA